A genomic stretch from Solanum stenotomum isolate F172 chromosome 8, ASM1918654v1, whole genome shotgun sequence includes:
- the LOC125873174 gene encoding phospholipase A1-Ibeta2, chloroplastic-like, translating to MQIGTTLPNLHLFQPQGVNFKCNAQTVKTISSSTEMTKKHISNLEKLLQKTNPIDSSKPVIEQSSNRSIENRRKNLLEGLNLANIWPDEMRKAAEDMSPRHLNRLKRLLSSKSIEYSPRNNLANRWREYHGSNNWLGLLDPLDENLRRELVRYGEFIQSAYHCFHSDPATSADEVPPERHVALPDRSYKVTKSLYATSSIGLPKWVDDVAPDLGWMTQRSSWIGYVAVCDDRSEIQRMGRRDIVIALRGTATCLEWAENFRDLLVEQNDNDDDNDEGVVQSKVECGFLSLYKTGDHRVPSLAESVVNEVQRLIEKYKGEPLSITVTGHSLGAALSLLVADDLSTCVPNAPPVAVFSFGGPRVGNRGFADRLNDNNVKVLRIVNNQDVITRVPGMFVSESLDKKLRESGAGRVLEMLDCRMPWAYSHVGTEFRVDTKMSPFLKPNADVACCHDLEAYLHLVDGFTASNCPFRPNAKRSLVRLLNEQRSNFKRLYTSKGKDLTINLDREHNFPRSSCLPSPSS from the coding sequence aTGCAGATCGGAACAACACTACCAAATCTTCACCTTTTTCAGCCACAGGGAGTCAACTTTAAGTGCAATGCACAAACTGTAAAAACAATCTCATCATCTACAGAAATGACGAAAAAACACATTTCCAATCTCGAAAAGCTTCTGCAAAAGACGAACCCAATTGATTCATCGAAACCTGTAATTGAACAATCCAGTAATAGGTCGATAGAGAATAGAAGAAAAAACTTGTTAGAAGGGCTCAATTTGGCTAACATTTGGCCTGATGAGATGAGAAAAGCTGCAGAGGATATGTCGCCACGGCATTTGAATAgactaaaaaggctattatCGTCAAAATCAATTGAATATTCTCCTCGGAACAATCTCGCTAACCGGTGGAGAGAGTATCACGGCAGCAATAACTGGCTCGGGCTACTCGATCCGCTCGACGAAAATCTCCGGCGAGAATTAGTCCGGTACGGGGAATTCATACAGTCGGCTTATCACTGTTTTCACTCCGACCCGGCCACGTCAGCAGATGAGGTTCCGCCGGAGAGACACGTGGCGTTACCGGATAGGTCATACAAGGTGACTAAGAGCTTATACGCAACTTCATCTATTGGGTTGCCTAAGTGGGTTGATGACGTGGCACCTGATCTCGGATGGATGACTCAGCGGTCTAGCTGGATCGGCTACGTGGCAGTGTGCGATGACAGGAGTGAGATTCAACGAATGGGAAGGAGAGACATTGTTATCGCGTTACGAGGGACCGCCACTTGTTTAGAGTGGGCAGAGAATTTTCGTGACTTGTTAGTGGAACaaaatgataatgatgatgataacGACGAAGGAGTAGTACAGTCTAAAGTAGAATGTGGATTTTTAAGTTTATACAAAACAGGTGACCATCGTGTGCCAAGTTTAGCTGAATCAGTTGTTAACGAAGTGCAAAgattaatagaaaaatacaaAGGCGAGCCTTTAAGCATTACCGTAACCGGGCACAGTCTCGGTGCGGCATTATCCCTTTTAGTCGCGGATGATTTAAGCACGTGCGTGCCGAACGCCCCGCCCGTGGCCGTTTTTTCCTTCGGGGGGCCACGAGTAGGCAACCGGGGTTTCGCAGATCGACTTAACGATAATAATGTTAAGGTTTTACGTATCGTGAATAATCAAGACGTGATCACGAGGGTTCCAGGAATGTTTGTGAGCGAATCACTCGACAAAAAGTTAAGAGAATCGGGTGCGGGTCGAGTGCTAGAGATGTTAGATTGTAGGATGCCATGGGCGTACTCACATGTTGGGACTGAATTCAGAGTTGATACAAAGATGTCTCCTTTTTTGAAGCCTAACGCGGATGTTGCGTGCTGCCATGATTTAGAGGCGTATTTGCACTTGGTGGATGGATTTACGGCATCTAATTGTCCATTTAGGCCTAATGCCAAGAGAAGTCTTGTGAGGCTGCTAAATGAACAAAGgtctaattttaaaagactttacaCTAGCAAGGGAAAGGATTTGACTATCAATCTTGATAGAGAACATAATTTCCCTAGATCTAGTTGTTTGCCTAGTCCATCTTCCTGA
- the LOC125874874 gene encoding uncharacterized protein LOC125874874 isoform X2 → METSSSTSSSNSNSNGVIVNTEERRIRIENPFTLKVGQVFTGFGIGCGIGIGVGRPLNLGAIPMLNQVMTATRGATDAISGVGRHVNNSLKKVGAKGIEAGVGCGVGFGHGFGVGLAVKRGVVERIQLYLIQATSKLMMKSGMSPGLSIGQGILPPSLQAGMKTVSEASIQNPLGIANPLEVKVPHTSHPDLTNRNTNSLSSNENDTSRANVDSSDASYISRTEKVISNFLQSPLVKGEDGTTNELSERVGSVNNLLHMVLKHQQAIDELMQENEKLREILVKDLKVSPSKLQTSYSSGSFQENSRLHPKKNQGNK, encoded by the exons ATGGAAACCAGCAGTAGTACAAGTAGCAGCAATAGTAATAGCAATGGCGTGATAGTTAATACAGAAGAAAGGAGAATCAGAATAGAAAATCCCTTTACTTTGAAGGTTGGTCAAGTATTTACTGGCTTTGGCATTGGCTGTGGGATTGGAATCGGTGTTGGCCGCCCTTTAAATCTAG GTGCAATACCTATGCTAAATCAAGTTATGACTGCCACTAGAGGTGCAACGGATGCAATTTCTGGAGTTGGAAGACATGTTAATAATTCT TTGAAAAAGGTGGGGGCAAAAGGCATTGAAGCTGGTGTTGGATGTGGTGTAGGTTTTGGACATGGTTTTGGAGTCG GTCTTGCTGTGAAGCGCGGAGTGGTGGAGCGGATTCAGTTGTATTTAATT CAAGCCACGTCAAAATTAATGATGAAGTCTGGAATGTCTCCCGGCTTATCTATTGGTCAAGGCATCCTTCCACCATCCTTGCAAGCTGGGATGAAAACAGTCAGTGAAGCCTCTATTCAGAACCCACTGGGAATTGCCAATCCACTTGAAGTGAAGGTTCCACATACTTCTCATCCAGACTTGACAAATAGAAACACAAATTCTCTCTCTTCTAATGAAAATGATACTTCAAGAGCTAATGTCGACTCTTCAGATGCATCATATATCAGCCGGACAGAGAAGGTTATTAGCAATTTTCTGCAGAGTCCACTTGTGAAAGGTGAAGACGGTACAACAAATGAGCTG TCTGAGCGTGTGGGATCAGTGAACAACCTTCTTCATATG GTGTTGAAACACCAGCAAGCGATTGATGAGCTCATGCAGGAAAATGAAAAGCTACGCGAGATACTGGTGAAAGACTTGAAAGTCTCGCCCAGTAAACTCCAAACCAGCTACTCTAGTGGAA
- the LOC125874878 gene encoding monooxygenase 2-like has translation MALSSSTLLLVKSHISLSSFSNPSLYFSKRTSSKTQLGGLPGETRIRVRRISLSIINARADDRKEDIVIVGAGIAGLATAVSLQRLGIRTLVLEQGESLRTGGTSLTLFKNGWKALDAIGVGNDLRSQFLEIQGMAIKSEDGRELRSFRFKDEDESQEVRAVERRVLLETLASRLPPDAISFSSKLANIERSENGETLLELDDGIRISAKILIACDGIRSPVAKLMGFPEPNYVGHCAFRGLAYFPEGQPFEPKVNYIYGKGVRAGYVPVSETKVYWFICYNSSSPGPKITDPSILRQQAEQLVRNWPTELINLINLTPDDTIIRTSLVDRWLWPSISPPASTGSIVLVGDAWHPMTPNLGQGACCALEDSIVLSKKLVEAIKSKRTSVEDAFKAYGNERWPRIFPLTVRAYLVGALLQWDNPVICALRDNIVVPKLVRLGPVLEHTNFEFDPL, from the exons ATGGCTTTATCCTCTTCCACTCTGTTGCTTGTAAAATCCCAcatctctctttcttctttttcgaACCCATCACTTTATTTCAGTAAAAGAACATCTTCAAAAACCCAACTAGGAGGGTTACCAGGTGAAACCAGAATTCGAGTCAGACGCATTTCTTTATCCATTATAAATGCTCGAGCTGATGATAGAAAAGAAGATATTGTTATTGTCGGAGCTGGAATTGCTGGTCTTGCTACTGCTGTTTCTCTTCAGAG GCTGGGTATTAGAACATTGGTACTTGAGCAGGGTGAATCATTGAGGACCGGAGGAACCTCGctaacactttttaaaaatggatGGAAGGCATTGGATGCTATTGGAGTTGGCAATGATCTCAGGAGTCAGTTTCTTGAAATTCAAGG GATGGCGATAAAATCAGAAGATGGAAGAGAATTGCGCTCTTTCAGGTTCAAAGATGAGGATGAAAG TCAAGAAGTCCGTGCTGTGGAGAGAAGAGTCCTACTGGAAACACTTGCCAGTAGGCTACCACCAGATGCTATTTCTTTTTCCTCAAAGCTGGCAAACATTGAAAGAAGTGAAAATGGTGAAACCTTGTTGGAACTTGATGATGGTATTCGGATATCTGCCAAG ATATTGATCGCTTGTGATGGGATTCGGTCACCAGTGGCCAAGTTGATGGGGTTTCCAGAGCCTAACTACGTGGGACATTGTGCATTTCGAGGCCTAGCATATTTCCCTGAAGGACAGCCATTTGAACCAAAAGTAAACTACATCTATGGAAAAGGAGTGCGTGCTGGATATGTTCCTGTATCTGAAACCAAAGTCTATTGGTTTATCTGCTACAATAGCTCGTCACCAG GTCCAAAGATAACAGATCCATCTATTTTGAGACAACAGGCTGAACAACTCGTTAGAAATTGGCCAACCGAACTAATAAACCTCATCAATCTTACACCAGACGACACAATCATAAGAACCAGCTTAGTAGATAGATGGCTTTGGCCCTCAATAAGTCCTCCTGCCTCTACTGGCAGTATTGTGCTGGTTGGCGATGCATGGCACCCAATGACACCAAATCTCGGTCAAGGTGCTTGTTGTGCACTTGAAGATTCAATAGTTTTGTCAAAAAAACTTGTAGAAGCTATCAAGTCTAAACGTACTTCAGTCGAGGACGCATTCAAAGCATATGGAAATGAAAGATGGCCCCGTATATTTCCATTAACAGTACGTGCATACCTTGTAGGTGCACTATTACAGTGGGATAATCCAGTTATATGTGCCCTTAGGGATAACATTGTTGTACCTAAGCTGGTTAGGCTTGGACCAGTTCTGGAGCATACtaattttgaatttgacccTCTATAA
- the LOC125874874 gene encoding uncharacterized protein LOC125874874 isoform X1, which produces METSSSTSSSNSNSNGVIVNTEERRIRIENPFTLKVGQVFTGFGIGCGIGIGVGRPLNLGAIPMLNQVMTATRGATDAISGVGRHVNNSLKKVGAKGIEAGVGCGVGFGHGFGVGLAVKRGVVERIQLYLIQATSKLMMKSGMSPGLSIGQGILPPSLQAGMKTVSEASIQNPLGIANPLEVKVPHTSHPDLTNRNTNSLSSNENDTSRANVDSSDASYISRTEKVISNFLQSPLVKGEDGTTNELSERVGSVNNLLHMVLKHQQAIDELMQENEKLREILVKDLKVSPSKLQTSYSSGSKFPNTECFECRKKQRRRQ; this is translated from the exons ATGGAAACCAGCAGTAGTACAAGTAGCAGCAATAGTAATAGCAATGGCGTGATAGTTAATACAGAAGAAAGGAGAATCAGAATAGAAAATCCCTTTACTTTGAAGGTTGGTCAAGTATTTACTGGCTTTGGCATTGGCTGTGGGATTGGAATCGGTGTTGGCCGCCCTTTAAATCTAG GTGCAATACCTATGCTAAATCAAGTTATGACTGCCACTAGAGGTGCAACGGATGCAATTTCTGGAGTTGGAAGACATGTTAATAATTCT TTGAAAAAGGTGGGGGCAAAAGGCATTGAAGCTGGTGTTGGATGTGGTGTAGGTTTTGGACATGGTTTTGGAGTCG GTCTTGCTGTGAAGCGCGGAGTGGTGGAGCGGATTCAGTTGTATTTAATT CAAGCCACGTCAAAATTAATGATGAAGTCTGGAATGTCTCCCGGCTTATCTATTGGTCAAGGCATCCTTCCACCATCCTTGCAAGCTGGGATGAAAACAGTCAGTGAAGCCTCTATTCAGAACCCACTGGGAATTGCCAATCCACTTGAAGTGAAGGTTCCACATACTTCTCATCCAGACTTGACAAATAGAAACACAAATTCTCTCTCTTCTAATGAAAATGATACTTCAAGAGCTAATGTCGACTCTTCAGATGCATCATATATCAGCCGGACAGAGAAGGTTATTAGCAATTTTCTGCAGAGTCCACTTGTGAAAGGTGAAGACGGTACAACAAATGAGCTG TCTGAGCGTGTGGGATCAGTGAACAACCTTCTTCATATG GTGTTGAAACACCAGCAAGCGATTGATGAGCTCATGCAGGAAAATGAAAAGCTACGCGAGATACTGGTGAAAGACTTGAAAGTCTCGCCCAGTAAACTCCAAACCAGCTACTCTAGTGGAAGTAAGTTTCCAAATACTGAATGTTTCGAGTGCCGTAAAAAACAAAGGAGAAGACAATGA
- the LOC125873398 gene encoding uncharacterized protein LOC125873398, whose protein sequence is MSKQVLDSVDSLSVPSEPLHIGNWFSSYVYDSPVLSEIDDFQDSGDGRKRKKAHSLYCGENVASQGDIKLPTKVWRASDDIPFSSVLSEPLDTKDCFSSFVPETPLLADSDDTIVPESIDISFNEDTSSRGCKEDINSREEDNSAENQTNGKNNSLSSGVNMASKDLEQCTNSVADNKWDVESSDDISLASEPPDIRNWFSSYVYESPKVDTIQDSILPDHEKELDGKVCTNGYSGGEEPQNFRNSLGTPFIHDDKYEHQTASKDQDADGTKNARISNEMSHERISQQTLNHKTTENSNCGSPRYIDMVFKESDGEHLETIFPQEVNCKVSCTINHSSCEGEKLYRHPIHRKDSAENSSKSKDSVEPADDVQSKNRMEMSVLSQKLSKRKAAEIIDKENHINDFGENGFISTRKSRNSQVQNKSPLPTPAAVQSPLSGVSVASNCHKQGLTRKVLTETTNLHPSALETTGKWRCPQRTKPNIGPPLKQLRLEQWVRRA, encoded by the exons ATGTCAAAGCAG GTGTTAGATTCTGTAGACTCACTGTCGGTTCCTTCTG AGCCTCTTCATATTGGAAATTGGTTCTCGAGCTATGTGTATGATTCGCCAGTGTTGAGTGAGATTGATGATTTTCAAGATTCGGGAGATGgcaggaaaagaaagaaagctcATTCCTTGTATTGTGGTGAGAATGTAGCTTCACAAGGAGATATCAAACTTCCAACTAAG GTTTGGAGAGCTTCAGATGATATCCCATTTTCTTCTG TGCTATCAGAGCCTTTAGATACCAAGGACTGTTTCTCAAGTTTTGTGCCTGAAACTCCCCTATTGGCTGATAGTGATGATACTATAGTCCCTGAATCAATTGACATCAGTTTCAATGAGGATACTAGCTCCAGAGGATGCAAAGAAGACATCAACAGCAGGGAGGAAGATAATTCTGCTGAAAATCAAACAAATGGGAAAAACAACAGTTTGTCTTCTGGAGTCAATATGGCTTCAAAAGACCTTGAGCAGTGTACAAATTCTGTTGCAGATAACAAATGG GATGTGGAGTCTTCAGATGACATTTCACTTGCTTCAG AGCCTCCAGACATCCGGAACTGGTTCTCTAGCTATGTTTATGAATCTCCAAAAGTGGATACTATTCAAGATTCCATACTTCCAGATCATGAAAAAGAATTAGATGGCAAAGTGTGTACGAATGGATATAGTGGCGGTGAGGAACCTCAGAATTTTAGGAATTCATTAGGAACTCCTTTTATCCATGATGACAAGTATGAGCATCAAACTGCCTCAAAG GATCAGGACGCTGATGGGACAAAGAACGCAAGAATATCCAATGAAATGTCTCATGAGAGAATTTCTCAACAGACACTAAATCACAAGACAACGGAGAACAGCAATTGTGGTTCACCAAGATACATTGACATGGTCTTCAAAGAGAGTGATGGAGAACACTTGGAGACCATTTTTCCTCAAGAAGTTAACTGCAAAGTATCCTGCACCATCAATCATTCTAGCTGTGAAGGTGAAAAATTATACAGACATCCAATTCACAGGAAGGATTCTGCAGAGAACAGTTCGAAATCTAAAGATAGTGTTGAACCTGCTGATGATGTGCAATCTAAAAATAGGATGGAGATGAGTGTGTTAAGTCAGAAGTTATCCAAACGGAAAGCAGCAGAAATCATCGACAAAGAAAATCACATAAATGACTTTGGAGAGAATGGTTTTATATCAACCAGAAAGAGTAGAAATAGTCAAGTGCAGAACAAAAGTCCTTTGCCAACGCCAGCTGCAGTTCAGTCTCCTTTAAGTGGAGTCAGTGTTGCATCAAACTGCCACAAGCAGGGTTTGACTAGAAAGGTACTCACAGAAACAACCAACTTGCATCCTAGTGCTTTGGAAACAACAGGAAAATGGCGGTGCCCCCAAAGGACTAAGCCAAATATTGGTCCTCCTCTAAAGCAGCTTCGACTAGAGCAATGGGTTCGTCGAGCTTAA
- the LOC125873245 gene encoding GTP-binding protein YPTM2 yields the protein MRTVEQDGKTIKLQIWDTAGQERFRTITRSYYRGAHGIIVVYDVTDQESFNNVKQWLSEIDRYASDSVNKLLVGNKCDLTAQKVVSTETAQDFADEIGIPFMETSATNVEQAFMAMAASIKNRMASQPASNNARPPTVQIRGQPVNQKSGCCLT from the exons ATGCGCACAGTGGAACAGGATGGGAAAACCATTAAACTTCAAATT TGGGACACAGCTGGTCAAGAGCGTTTTAGGACAATCACCCGCAGTTACTATCGTGGGGCTCATGGCATAATT GTGGTTTATGATGTGACTGATCAAGAGAGCTTCAATAATGTCAAGCAATGGTTGAGTGAAATTGATCGATATGCAAGTGATAGTGTAAACAAGCTTCTTGTGGGAAATAAGTGTGATCTCACAGCGCAAAAAGTAGTTTCCACTGAGACAGCTCAG GATTTCGCTGATGAAATTGGTATTCCATTCATGGAAACAAGTGCAACCAATGTGGAGCAGGCTTTCATGGCCATGGCTGCTTCAATCAAGAACAG AATGGCGAGCCAACCCGCATCAAATAATGCTCGGCCTCCAACTGTGCAGATCCGTGGACAACCTGTTAACCAAAAGAGTGGTTGCTGCTTGACTTGA
- the LOC125874874 gene encoding uncharacterized protein LOC125874874 isoform X3: MKIEDFWKPKEGEPKNSSAIPMLNQVMTATRGATDAISGVGRHVNNSLKKVGAKGIEAGVGCGVGFGHGFGVGLAVKRGVVERIQLYLIQATSKLMMKSGMSPGLSIGQGILPPSLQAGMKTVSEASIQNPLGIANPLEVKVPHTSHPDLTNRNTNSLSSNENDTSRANVDSSDASYISRTEKVISNFLQSPLVKGEDGTTNELSERVGSVNNLLHMVLKHQQAIDELMQENEKLREILVKDLKVSPSKLQTSYSSGSKFPNTECFECRKKQRRRQ; encoded by the exons atgaaaattgaagatttttggAAACCTAAAGAAGGGGAACCCAAAAATTCAA GTGCAATACCTATGCTAAATCAAGTTATGACTGCCACTAGAGGTGCAACGGATGCAATTTCTGGAGTTGGAAGACATGTTAATAATTCT TTGAAAAAGGTGGGGGCAAAAGGCATTGAAGCTGGTGTTGGATGTGGTGTAGGTTTTGGACATGGTTTTGGAGTCG GTCTTGCTGTGAAGCGCGGAGTGGTGGAGCGGATTCAGTTGTATTTAATT CAAGCCACGTCAAAATTAATGATGAAGTCTGGAATGTCTCCCGGCTTATCTATTGGTCAAGGCATCCTTCCACCATCCTTGCAAGCTGGGATGAAAACAGTCAGTGAAGCCTCTATTCAGAACCCACTGGGAATTGCCAATCCACTTGAAGTGAAGGTTCCACATACTTCTCATCCAGACTTGACAAATAGAAACACAAATTCTCTCTCTTCTAATGAAAATGATACTTCAAGAGCTAATGTCGACTCTTCAGATGCATCATATATCAGCCGGACAGAGAAGGTTATTAGCAATTTTCTGCAGAGTCCACTTGTGAAAGGTGAAGACGGTACAACAAATGAGCTG TCTGAGCGTGTGGGATCAGTGAACAACCTTCTTCATATG GTGTTGAAACACCAGCAAGCGATTGATGAGCTCATGCAGGAAAATGAAAAGCTACGCGAGATACTGGTGAAAGACTTGAAAGTCTCGCCCAGTAAACTCCAAACCAGCTACTCTAGTGGAAGTAAGTTTCCAAATACTGAATGTTTCGAGTGCCGTAAAAAACAAAGGAGAAGACAATGA